The Pseudalkalibacillus hwajinpoensis DNA window TTTAATGATTCACAAACGGCATCAATAGCCCTGATCGAGAACCTGCAGCGAGAGGAACTAACTGCTGTAGAAGAAGCGATGGCTTACGCACAACTTATTGAACTTCATGATTTAACTCAGGAAAGTCTTGCCCAGCGTCTCGGCAAAGGTCAATCAACCATTGCTAATAAGCTCAGGTTATTAAAATTGCCTGAACCTATTCAGCAAGCGCTGCTACAGAAGAAGATTACGGAGAGACATGCTAGAGCTCTCATACCGCTCAAGAACCCTGAGAACCAGGTTAAGGTTCTTGCAGAAGTGCTTGAGAAGCAGTGGAATGTAAAGCAGACGGAAGAACGTGTTGTACGTATGCTTGAGGGTACCGTCCCTAAGCCAAAGCCAAGAAAGAAATCTGTTAGTAAAGACATGCGTTTAGCTGTGAATACGATCCGTCAATCACTCGATATGGTCACTGAAACTGGATTAATGATTGATACGGACGAAGAAGACCACGATGAATATTATCAATTCACCATACGCATTCCTAAAAAGAAGTGAAACTCATCCATTCGGGTGAGTTTTTTGTATCAACAGGTGATTTTCTTTCATTTGAATCAGTTTTACAGATATGGATTATTTTTAAAATGACATCCACTCGATTTTAAAAATGATAAAATGAGAGAAAGAACTGCTTTTGAAGAGAGTGGGTGACATCTTGGCAAATATCATTGCTGTAGCGAATCAAAAAGGCGGGGTTGGAAAGACGACAACGTCGGTGAATATAAGTGCATGTCTCGCTTATCTTGGAAGGAAAGTTTTGCTTGTTGATATTGATCCTCAGGGAAATGCTACAAGTGGTGTTGGAATTGAAAAAGGGGGAATAGAACATTGTGTTTATAATATTCTCGTAGACGATATGGAAGCTGAAGATATCATCCAGGAGACAATTGTAGAAAATCTTCATGTTATTCCTTCAACTATTCAGCTTGCTGGTGCAGAAATTGAGCTTGTTCCGACCATTTCCCGGGAATTAAGGTTGAAACGAGCGCTAACGAAAGTTGAAAAAAAATATGATTATATTATAATAGATTGTCCTCCTTCACTTGGGTTGTTAACGATCAATTCTCTCACGGCTGCGAACGCAGTACTAATTCCTGTGCAGTGTGAATACTATGCGCTTGAAGGATTGAGTCAGCTGTTAAATACGGTTCGACTCGTGCAGAAACATTTAAATACCGATTTGAAAATTGAAGGTGTTCTGTTAACAATGCTTGATGCGAGGACGAATCTCGGCATTCAGGTAATCGAGGAAGTTAAAAAATATTTTCAAGAGAAAGTATACCGAGCTATTATCCCCCGTAATGTGCGATTAAGCGAAGCACCAAGTCACGGGAAACCAATTATTGTATACGATCCAAAATCTCGAGGCGCCGAAGTATATTTAGAACTTGCAAAGGAAGTGTTAGACAATGGCTAATCGTGGATTGGGGAAAGGGATTAACGCGTTATTCCCTTCTCAGAATGAGGACGAAATCGTCAAAGAAATCCCCATCAGCGATCTGCGCCCAAATCCATATCAACCGAGAAAAACATTTCACAAAGAAGCAATTGAAGAATTAAGTACGTCTATTCAAACATTTGGTGTACTTCAACCATTGATTGT harbors:
- the noc gene encoding nucleoid occlusion protein yields the protein MKHTFSRLFGLNDEKNETMEVEQEEVKQLLVDEIIPNRFQPRTIFIDERIAELSQTIKTHGIIQPIVVREREGKYEIIAGERRWRAVKKLGWERIPAIIKEFNDSQTASIALIENLQREELTAVEEAMAYAQLIELHDLTQESLAQRLGKGQSTIANKLRLLKLPEPIQQALLQKKITERHARALIPLKNPENQVKVLAEVLEKQWNVKQTEERVVRMLEGTVPKPKPRKKSVSKDMRLAVNTIRQSLDMVTETGLMIDTDEEDHDEYYQFTIRIPKKK
- a CDS encoding ParA family protein, which produces MANIIAVANQKGGVGKTTTSVNISACLAYLGRKVLLVDIDPQGNATSGVGIEKGGIEHCVYNILVDDMEAEDIIQETIVENLHVIPSTIQLAGAEIELVPTISRELRLKRALTKVEKKYDYIIIDCPPSLGLLTINSLTAANAVLIPVQCEYYALEGLSQLLNTVRLVQKHLNTDLKIEGVLLTMLDARTNLGIQVIEEVKKYFQEKVYRAIIPRNVRLSEAPSHGKPIIVYDPKSRGAEVYLELAKEVLDNG